A genomic stretch from Leptospira johnsonii includes:
- the folD gene encoding bifunctional methylenetetrahydrofolate dehydrogenase/methenyltetrahydrofolate cyclohydrolase FolD has protein sequence MTAILLDGKKLSQKIKDSIAEEIKTLTASGKKPPKLATILVGNDPASATYVNMKVKSCHAVGMISEKIELPDTTTTEELLTVIDRLNADPDTHGILLQHPTPPQIDERAAFDRISLNKDVDGVTTLSFGKLSMGVETYLPCTPYGMVLLLKEYGIDPAGKRAVVVGRSPILGKPMAMLLTEMNATVTLCHSKTKNLEEIVAQADIVVGAVGKPEFIKADWIKPGAVLLDAGYNPGNVGDIEISKAWEKSSHYTPVPGGVGPMTISVLLLQTLYSAKDHFTPPLK, from the coding sequence ATGACCGCGATTTTACTGGATGGCAAAAAACTTTCCCAAAAAATAAAAGATTCTATCGCCGAAGAGATCAAGACCCTCACGGCTTCCGGGAAAAAGCCCCCGAAACTCGCAACGATCCTGGTGGGGAATGATCCAGCTTCTGCCACTTACGTAAATATGAAAGTTAAGTCCTGCCATGCGGTGGGAATGATCTCCGAAAAAATAGAACTTCCTGATACTACCACCACCGAAGAATTACTCACAGTGATCGATCGTCTGAACGCGGATCCGGACACTCATGGTATTCTTTTGCAACACCCTACTCCTCCCCAAATAGACGAAAGAGCTGCATTCGATCGGATCTCTTTGAATAAGGATGTGGACGGAGTTACTACATTATCATTCGGAAAATTGTCCATGGGGGTGGAAACCTATCTTCCGTGTACTCCGTATGGTATGGTCCTTCTTCTCAAAGAATACGGGATAGATCCTGCAGGAAAAAGAGCCGTGGTAGTAGGACGTTCTCCTATTTTGGGAAAACCGATGGCGATGCTTCTCACAGAAATGAATGCGACTGTTACTCTTTGTCATTCTAAGACCAAAAATCTAGAGGAAATCGTAGCCCAGGCGGATATCGTTGTGGGTGCTGTAGGAAAACCTGAGTTTATCAAAGCGGATTGGATCAAACCAGGTGCAGTATTACTGGATGCTGGTTATAACCCTGGGAATGTGGGAGATATCGAAATTTCTAAAGCCTGGGAAAAATCCTCCCATTATACTCCTGTTCCCGGTGGTGTAGGACCTATGACAATTTCAGTCCTTCTTCTACAGACATTGTATTCCGCAAAAGATCACTTTACACCCCCGTTGAAATGA
- the cysS gene encoding cysteine--tRNA ligase: MKEIRFHNSLSGNKEVFRPEFPDRVRVYSCGPTVYNFAHLGNLRAFLFVDLLRRALVAFGYKPDMTMNITDIDDKIIRESLAQGKGIREFTEPWVKAFQEDLESLNIQKLEHYPRATDSIPSMVEIIKHLQNQGLVYEKDGSLYYSISKFKNYGKLSKIDVSGMKTGTRYDTDEYDKDDVRDFVLWKFPKQDGEPSWETEIGSGRPGWHLECSAMVRDVYGSGVDIHTGGVDLTFPHHENEIAQSEGAYPEESFVKYWLHSEHLLVNGEKMAKSKGNFFTLRDLVKEGAEPRNIRFLLLSAHYRSKLNFTKERLEEAAQSVSKIQNCINRLLEELSKLGKTFQPKPNMEIGSWDEFLDSLADDLNISKFLASVFELVKDSNQYLDQNSPEENEIIKRLRLFYKIDSILGVLSFERKVEVLDSEIDELVRQRQEARKNKNFAEADRLRDKLNELGIILEDTKQGLRWKRR; the protein is encoded by the coding sequence ATGAAAGAAATCCGTTTTCATAATTCTCTCAGCGGAAACAAAGAAGTATTCCGTCCGGAATTTCCAGACAGGGTGAGAGTTTATTCCTGCGGACCCACAGTTTATAATTTCGCCCATTTAGGGAATTTGCGCGCATTCTTATTCGTTGATCTTCTCAGAAGAGCCTTAGTCGCGTTCGGTTATAAGCCGGATATGACAATGAATATCACTGATATTGATGATAAGATCATTCGTGAATCCTTGGCCCAAGGCAAAGGGATCAGAGAATTTACCGAACCCTGGGTAAAAGCTTTCCAAGAAGATTTAGAATCTCTGAATATTCAAAAATTGGAACATTATCCTAGGGCAACAGATTCCATTCCTTCCATGGTGGAGATCATTAAACATCTGCAGAACCAAGGACTCGTCTATGAAAAAGACGGAAGTTTGTATTATTCCATTTCTAAATTCAAAAATTACGGAAAACTTTCCAAAATAGACGTAAGCGGAATGAAAACCGGAACCCGCTACGACACGGACGAATACGACAAAGACGATGTAAGAGACTTCGTTCTTTGGAAATTCCCGAAACAAGATGGAGAACCTTCTTGGGAAACTGAGATCGGTTCAGGAAGACCGGGATGGCATTTAGAATGTTCTGCAATGGTGCGTGATGTATACGGATCCGGGGTGGACATCCATACCGGAGGTGTGGATCTCACCTTCCCCCACCATGAAAATGAGATCGCTCAGAGTGAAGGAGCTTATCCGGAAGAATCCTTCGTAAAATATTGGCTTCATTCTGAACATCTACTCGTAAACGGCGAAAAGATGGCCAAGTCCAAGGGGAACTTCTTCACCCTTCGAGATTTGGTAAAAGAAGGCGCAGAACCTCGTAATATCCGTTTTCTTCTACTCTCCGCACATTATAGAAGTAAATTAAACTTTACGAAAGAAAGATTAGAAGAAGCGGCACAGTCCGTTTCTAAGATCCAAAACTGTATCAATCGATTATTAGAAGAATTATCCAAGTTAGGAAAAACATTCCAACCTAAACCAAACATGGAAATCGGGTCATGGGATGAATTTTTGGATAGCCTGGCAGATGACTTGAATATTTCTAAATTCCTTGCTTCCGTTTTCGAATTGGTAAAAGATTCGAACCAATACTTGGATCAAAATTCTCCTGAAGAAAATGAGATCATCAAAAGATTAAGATTATTTTATAAAATAGATTCTATCTTGGGCGTCTTAAGTTTCGAAAGAAAGGTAGAAGTTTTAGACTCAGAAATTGACGAGCTCGTCAGACAAAGGCAAGAAGCTCGCAAAAATAAAAACTTTGCGGAAGCCGACAGACTTAGAGATAAATTGAACGAGTTAGGAATCATACTCGAAGACACGAAACAAGGTCTTCGCTGGAAAAGAAGATGA
- a CDS encoding acetylxylan esterase — MAISFDECFQTYPPFSPPADLDDFWAESIRELKGFPVKNQTKALLKGTILKETIYDISFQSYGNATLTGSLVIPRKRGDLPVLVYFHDYAKDRPQVIKGLTEAGVAQLILDLRGHGTQLIRPVLKEGEIPDPDWTPGYYRKGLEAKESFFLKANYLDVIRTIEFLRLTDGIDGDKIILAGKGIGASMALFGAANSPRVKALILETPNFCHVDDTQLKLGTSWSKEISEQISNSKSKKTQLKKNLSYFDSLNFSKKIKIPTLVSVGMEDKVSHPKSVFALFNHLVCDKRMQVYPTEGNEAGVAGDKQNLANLEFSKEILFPE; from the coding sequence ATGGCTATCAGTTTCGACGAGTGCTTCCAGACTTATCCTCCCTTCTCACCTCCCGCGGATTTGGACGATTTTTGGGCGGAGTCGATCCGAGAACTCAAAGGGTTTCCGGTTAAAAACCAAACCAAGGCCCTGCTCAAAGGGACCATTTTAAAAGAAACTATCTACGATATTTCTTTCCAATCTTATGGAAACGCAACGCTTACCGGTAGTTTGGTGATCCCCAGAAAAAGAGGGGATCTTCCGGTCCTTGTATATTTCCACGATTACGCAAAAGACAGACCCCAGGTCATCAAGGGACTGACAGAAGCAGGTGTCGCGCAGCTCATTCTGGATCTAAGAGGTCACGGCACTCAACTCATTCGTCCGGTTTTAAAAGAAGGAGAGATCCCAGATCCGGATTGGACTCCTGGGTATTATAGAAAAGGTTTGGAAGCGAAAGAATCCTTCTTCTTAAAAGCGAATTACTTAGATGTAATCCGAACCATCGAATTTTTAAGACTCACAGACGGTATCGACGGAGATAAGATCATCCTAGCAGGAAAAGGTATCGGAGCCTCTATGGCTCTTTTTGGAGCGGCCAATTCTCCCAGAGTTAAAGCGCTTATATTAGAAACTCCTAATTTTTGTCATGTGGACGACACCCAACTCAAATTAGGAACCAGCTGGTCCAAAGAAATTTCGGAACAGATCTCCAATTCTAAATCCAAGAAAACCCAGTTGAAAAAGAATCTTTCTTACTTTGATAGTTTGAATTTTTCCAAAAAGATAAAGATCCCTACCTTGGTATCCGTCGGAATGGAAGATAAGGTTTCTCATCCTAAATCAGTATTCGCATTATTCAATCATTTGGTCTGCGATAAAAGAATGCAGGTATATCCTACAGAAGGAAACGAAGCAGGAGTCGCAGGGGACAAACAGAATTTGGCCAATCTGGAATTCTCGAAAGAGATCCTATTCCCTGAATGA